Proteins encoded within one genomic window of Myxococcus virescens:
- a CDS encoding DUF4388 domain-containing protein, with protein MTPRFRIDASAQLVPEDRHVPSPLAGRSGTYALMATAPDLLVFSRTPAEGGSIPVPRVVLAGDAGGFPLSDLIAFLSQSRWSGVVRVHSPGGERSVTLREGEVRGASSDDPADRLGEVLVRMGYVERAQVEAALREQPPSKVGRSLVEKGLLKSHDLFKCVTHQVSEIFHAIVLCREGTFFLIDQPVEDKSGHIIQLSTQSLLMDSIRKIDEMAHFRKRIPHGRLYVTRKRASDGKLEEDEDRVLGLLDGRRTILELGHAARLSEFDVTKVVFRLLEGGFASVTDKPLMVPGPGVPTPIPQPSERTAQAPARAPARPVVTVDPRPVARVFNFIFREIRDEVAKQGMDREFIAAANAALSGQGLSSSPVLEGLAFAPDGSLPENKLIESFERHRAQLGSEPLATFRQALSDMMFFLLFQAGELLESRADEDLARRVKELLSTLEVS; from the coding sequence ATGACACCCCGCTTCCGCATCGACGCGTCGGCGCAGCTCGTCCCCGAGGACCGGCATGTGCCTTCACCGCTGGCGGGGCGCTCGGGAACGTACGCGCTGATGGCGACGGCGCCCGACCTGCTGGTGTTCTCCCGCACGCCCGCGGAGGGCGGCTCCATCCCAGTGCCGCGCGTGGTGCTGGCGGGGGACGCGGGCGGCTTCCCGCTGTCGGACCTCATCGCCTTCCTCAGCCAGTCGCGCTGGAGCGGCGTGGTGCGCGTCCACTCGCCGGGCGGAGAGCGCTCCGTCACCCTGCGCGAGGGTGAGGTGCGCGGCGCCTCCTCCGACGACCCGGCCGACCGGCTGGGCGAGGTGCTGGTGCGGATGGGCTACGTGGAGCGCGCCCAGGTGGAGGCGGCGCTGCGTGAGCAACCGCCCTCCAAGGTGGGGCGCTCGCTGGTGGAGAAGGGGCTGCTCAAGTCGCACGACCTCTTCAAGTGCGTCACCCACCAGGTGAGCGAAATCTTCCACGCCATCGTCCTGTGCCGGGAGGGGACCTTCTTCCTCATCGACCAGCCGGTGGAGGACAAGTCCGGTCACATCATCCAGCTGTCCACGCAGAGCCTGCTGATGGACAGCATCCGGAAGATTGACGAGATGGCGCACTTCCGGAAGCGCATCCCCCACGGCCGGCTGTACGTGACGCGCAAGCGCGCCTCGGACGGCAAGCTGGAGGAGGACGAGGACCGGGTGCTGGGCCTGCTCGACGGCCGGCGCACGATTCTGGAGCTGGGGCACGCAGCGCGCCTGTCGGAATTCGACGTCACCAAGGTGGTCTTCCGCCTGCTGGAGGGCGGCTTCGCCTCGGTGACGGACAAGCCGCTGATGGTTCCTGGCCCGGGCGTCCCGACGCCGATTCCCCAGCCGTCCGAGCGCACGGCGCAGGCCCCGGCCCGCGCGCCCGCGCGCCCGGTGGTGACGGTGGATCCGCGCCCGGTGGCCCGCGTCTTCAACTTCATCTTCCGGGAGATTCGCGACGAGGTGGCCAAGCAGGGCATGGATCGCGAGTTCATCGCCGCGGCCAACGCCGCCCTCTCCGGTCAGGGCCTGTCGTCGTCGCCGGTGCTGGAAGGGCTGGCCTTCGCTCCGGACGGCAGCCTCCCGGAGAACAAGCTCATCGAGAGCTTCGAGCGCCACCGCGCGCAGCTGGGCAGTGAGCCCCTGGCGACCTTCCGGCAGGCGCTCAGCGACATGATGTTCTTCCTGCTCTTCCAGGCCGGTGAGTTGCTGGAGTCACGCGCGGACGAGGACCTGGCCCGCCGCGTGAAGGAACTGCTGTCCACGCTCGAGGTATCGTGA
- a CDS encoding DsbA family protein, translating to MLLFCWKRVVPLLAVAVLTAPGCKNPESAAPTGGQSASPAPQAPAAPAPAEPATAPVDPAAAVSGIPGMDFSSLSPTAKRELGTVFNDEFCYCGCPHTLGTCLKSHTPCKHARRMAQLAARRVSEGSPATEVILSLSTYYSAFRDPRAQFKVDDRMCMGPAGAPVTVVEFSDFECPYCAKARPVLEAFAKKHAQQVRFCYLPFPLSMHANAKPAAQAALWARDQGKFWQMHDALFEHQSNLKPDAIAALATSLGLDGAKLAALLKTDAYKEELDGYRSQGRAAGISGTPSVYFNGRALDLSFVEAEMLSHSLEDELEWSANKNAWAAD from the coding sequence GTGCTCCTTTTCTGCTGGAAGCGTGTCGTTCCCCTGCTGGCCGTCGCGGTCCTGACGGCCCCAGGGTGCAAGAATCCCGAGAGCGCGGCCCCGACGGGTGGGCAGTCGGCGTCGCCCGCCCCGCAGGCTCCTGCCGCTCCGGCCCCGGCCGAGCCCGCCACCGCGCCCGTGGACCCGGCCGCGGCCGTGTCGGGCATCCCGGGCATGGACTTCTCCTCGCTGTCGCCCACGGCGAAGCGGGAGTTGGGCACGGTCTTCAATGACGAGTTCTGCTACTGCGGCTGCCCCCACACGCTGGGCACCTGTCTGAAGTCGCACACTCCCTGCAAGCACGCCCGGCGCATGGCGCAGCTGGCCGCGCGCAGGGTGTCCGAGGGCAGCCCGGCCACCGAGGTCATCCTCTCCCTGTCGACGTACTACTCCGCCTTCCGCGACCCGCGGGCGCAGTTCAAGGTGGATGACCGGATGTGCATGGGCCCGGCCGGCGCGCCGGTGACGGTGGTGGAGTTCTCCGACTTCGAGTGCCCGTATTGCGCCAAGGCCCGCCCGGTGCTGGAGGCCTTCGCCAAGAAGCACGCGCAGCAGGTGCGCTTCTGCTACCTGCCGTTCCCCCTGTCCATGCACGCCAACGCGAAGCCGGCGGCGCAGGCTGCGCTGTGGGCGAGGGACCAGGGCAAGTTCTGGCAGATGCACGACGCCCTCTTCGAGCACCAGTCCAACCTCAAGCCAGATGCGATTGCCGCCCTGGCGACGTCGCTGGGCCTGGATGGCGCAAAGCTGGCGGCGCTGCTGAAGACGGACGCGTATAAGGAAGAGCTGGACGGCTACCGCAGCCAGGGCCGCGCGGCGGGCATCAGCGGCACGCCCTCCGTGTACTTCAACGGACGTGCGCTGGACCTGTCCTTCGTGGAGGCGGAGATGCTGTCGCACAGCCTGGAAGACGAGCTGGAGTGGTCCGCCAACAAGAACGCCTGGGCGGCTGACTGA